From a region of the Manduca sexta isolate Smith_Timp_Sample1 chromosome 19, JHU_Msex_v1.0, whole genome shotgun sequence genome:
- the LOC115440803 gene encoding potassium channel subfamily K member 1 isoform X2: MRLVVPGCVNDLRAMPWVRVFVLMGFMALYLASGASVFQAIEEPLEMELQQKMIIIKNDFLKDNPCVKDDDLEALLDEVVRASNRGVSASRNVSGGPNWSFGQSLFFSSTVVTTIGYGHVTPLSKPGKLFCMVYALLGIPLTLVLLSALVERLLLPATAMLRALNASLGHLYRPFTIRLVHLSIIVMTLVVFFLVVPACVFAYMEPEWDFLDSFYYCFISLTTIGLGDYIPGDSPGQPYRPFYKVATTFYLIIGLTFLMLTLTVFYDIPQLNLSTVFSSVKLDEDPEKMRLSGSGVMGPGYGIGGLVMRDDYNHHDQRRSVVQIRPHLDDSPSPEDTTPVHARDMRVH; the protein is encoded by the exons GTGCATCAGTGTTCCAAGCGATCGAGGAGCCGCTGGAGATGGAACTCCAGCAGAAGATGATTATCATCAAGAACGACTTCCTTAAAGACAACCCCTGTGTTAAAG ATGACGACTTGGAAGCGTTGCTCGACGAGGTGGTGCGCGCGAGCAACCGTGGCGTGTCTGCGTCGCGGAACGTGAGCGGCGGACCCAACTGGAGCTTCGGACAGTCGCTGTTCTTCTCATCTACTGTCGTTACCACTATTG GCTACGGGCATGTAACACCGCTCTCGAAGCCGGGCAAGTTGTTCTGCATGGTGTACGCTCTGCTCGGGATACCGCTGACGCTGGTGCTGCTCTCGGCGCTGGTGGAGCGGCTGCTGCTGCCGGCCACGGCGATGCTGCGCGCACTCAACGCCTCCCTCGGACATCTGTACCGACCCTTCACCATACGGCTGGTGCATCTGTCTATTATTG TGATGACTCTGGTAGTATTCTTCCTGGTGGTGCCGGCGTGTGTGTTCGCCTACATGGAGCCGGAATGGGACTTCCTGGACTCGTTCTACTACTGCTTCATATCACTCACCACCATCGGCCTGGGAGACTACATACCTGGAGACTCGCCTGGCCAGCCCTACCGACCCTTCTACAAAGTTGCCACTACTT TCTACTTAATCATCGGCCTGACATTCCTAATGCTGACCCTGACGGTATTCTACGACATCCCGCAACTGAACCTGAGCACCGTGTTCTCATCGGTCAAGCTTGACGAAGACCCTGAGAAGATGCGCCTGAGTGGATCCGGCGTGATGGGCCCCGGGTACGGCATCGGCGGGCTGGTGATGCGCGACGACTACAACCACCACGACCAGCGCCGCTCCGTGGTCCAGATCCGGCCGCACCTGGACGACAGCCCCAGCCCCGAGGACACCACCCCCGTCCACGCCAGGGACATGCGGGTCCACTAA
- the LOC115440803 gene encoding potassium channel subfamily K member 1 isoform X1 — protein MEKPKYTRIQSYGSMCSGRSDDDMTVHSQLFPYPKKMVVEREILYEEENPPFQPLFATTRLFGKARFTCLLLIYVVFYTAYLVSGALVFSALEAPLENQIRLDVIRAKTDFMMRHPNITDDDLEALLDEVVRASNRGVSASRNVSGGPNWSFGQSLFFSSTVVTTIGYGHVTPLSKPGKLFCMVYALLGIPLTLVLLSALVERLLLPATAMLRALNASLGHLYRPFTIRLVHLSIIVMTLVVFFLVVPACVFAYMEPEWDFLDSFYYCFISLTTIGLGDYIPGDSPGQPYRPFYKVATTFYLIIGLTFLMLTLTVFYDIPQLNLSTVFSSVKLDEDPEKMRLSGSGVMGPGYGIGGLVMRDDYNHHDQRRSVVQIRPHLDDSPSPEDTTPVHARDMRVH, from the exons atggagaAGCCAAAGTATACACGTATACAGTCTTACGGGAGCATGTGTTCTGGTAGAAGCGACGACGACATGACTGTTCACAGTCAGTTGTTTCCTTATCCGAAGAAAATGGTCGTTGAAAGGGAAATTTTGTACGAAGAAGAGAATCCGCCATTCCAACCGCTCTTTGCGACTACCCGCCTTTTCGGAAAGGCGAGGTTTACCTGCTTGCTGCTGATCTACGTGGTGTTCTATACGGCCTACTTGGTTTCGGGTGCTCTGGTGTTCTCGGCGTTGGAAGCACCGCTAGAGAACCAGATCAGATTGGATGTCATCAGAGCCAAAACAGACTTTATGATGCGCCATCCAAACATCACAG ATGACGACTTGGAAGCGTTGCTCGACGAGGTGGTGCGCGCGAGCAACCGTGGCGTGTCTGCGTCGCGGAACGTGAGCGGCGGACCCAACTGGAGCTTCGGACAGTCGCTGTTCTTCTCATCTACTGTCGTTACCACTATTG GCTACGGGCATGTAACACCGCTCTCGAAGCCGGGCAAGTTGTTCTGCATGGTGTACGCTCTGCTCGGGATACCGCTGACGCTGGTGCTGCTCTCGGCGCTGGTGGAGCGGCTGCTGCTGCCGGCCACGGCGATGCTGCGCGCACTCAACGCCTCCCTCGGACATCTGTACCGACCCTTCACCATACGGCTGGTGCATCTGTCTATTATTG TGATGACTCTGGTAGTATTCTTCCTGGTGGTGCCGGCGTGTGTGTTCGCCTACATGGAGCCGGAATGGGACTTCCTGGACTCGTTCTACTACTGCTTCATATCACTCACCACCATCGGCCTGGGAGACTACATACCTGGAGACTCGCCTGGCCAGCCCTACCGACCCTTCTACAAAGTTGCCACTACTT TCTACTTAATCATCGGCCTGACATTCCTAATGCTGACCCTGACGGTATTCTACGACATCCCGCAACTGAACCTGAGCACCGTGTTCTCATCGGTCAAGCTTGACGAAGACCCTGAGAAGATGCGCCTGAGTGGATCCGGCGTGATGGGCCCCGGGTACGGCATCGGCGGGCTGGTGATGCGCGACGACTACAACCACCACGACCAGCGCCGCTCCGTGGTCCAGATCCGGCCGCACCTGGACGACAGCCCCAGCCCCGAGGACACCACCCCCGTCCACGCCAGGGACATGCGGGTCCACTAA